From the genome of Gavia stellata isolate bGavSte3 chromosome 3, bGavSte3.hap2, whole genome shotgun sequence, one region includes:
- the RPL7 gene encoding large ribosomal subunit protein uL30: MAEKEAKKVPSVPESLLKKRQAYAALKAKRQKRMLAIKKLRKTQRKLIYARAQAYHKEYRHMYRQEIRMARMARKAGNYYVPAEPKLAFVIRIRGTNGVSPKVRKVLQLLRLRQIFNGTFVKLNKASINMLRIVEPYIAWGYPNLKSVHELIYKRGYGKINKQRIALTDNSLIQKRLGKLGIICMEDVIHEIYTVGKNFKVVNNFLWPFKLSSPRGGMKKKTIHFVEGGDAGNREDQINRLIRRMN; encoded by the exons ATGGCGGAGAAGGA aGCAAAGAAGGTGCCATCTGTACCGGAAAGCCTGCTGAAAAAGCGGCAGGCTTATGCAGCTCTAAAAGCCAAACGTCAGAAGAGGATGTTGGCTATAAAAAAG ctccgtaagacacaaagaaaactCATCTATGCAAGAGCCCAAGCTTACCACAAGGAGTACAGGCACATGTATAGGCAGGAGATCCGTATGGCCAGGATGGCCCGAAAAGCTGGCAATTACTACGTTCCAGCGGAACCGAAACTGGCATTTGTGATCAGGATAAGGGG TACCAATGGTGTCAGCCCTAAGGTCCGCAAGGTGTTGCAGCTTCTTCGCCTGCGTCAGATTTTTAATGGCACATTTGTAAAACTCAACAAAGCTTCTATCAACATGTTGCGGATTGTTGAACCCTATATTGCATGGGG TTATCCCAATCTGAAGTCTGTGCATGAATTGATCTACAAGCGTGGTTATGGCAAGATCAACAAGCAGCGCATTGCTCTTACTGATAATTCCCTGATTCAGAAACGCCTTG gaaagcttGGCATCATTTGCATGGAAGATGTGATCCATGAAATTTACACTGTTGGCAAGAACTTCAAAGTTGTGAACAACTTCCTTTGGCCCTTCAAGTTATCCTCTCCTCGGGGtggaatgaagaagaaaactatCCACTTCGTGGAAGGTGGGGATGCTGGTAATAGAGAAGATCAGATCAACAGACTCATAAGGA